A genomic segment from Peribacillus sp. ACCC06369 encodes:
- a CDS encoding sirohydrochlorin chelatase: MKAVLFVGHGSRLASGNEEVVHFIKNMIPAMDDSFLVETCFLEFATPNISKGIDNCVKRGATEVIVIPIILLHAGHSKLHIPAEIEDGKTKYPEVKFTYGQTIGVHHDVLTILTDRLEEAGFDTSSEQAETAILLIGRGGSDADANSDIYKISRLLWEKLNVKWVETAFMGVTDPHVDEGIERCIRLGAKKIVMLPYFLFTGVLMERMEDMLKGYQEQYLDREFILAKYFGYHPTLQNILQERVIEASEGRSSGARDLENYRKYVEEHGHAHHHHHHDHDHHDHDHHDHDHHDHDHQHDGQEVGTSK; the protein is encoded by the coding sequence ATGAAAGCAGTTTTGTTTGTAGGACACGGAAGCCGCCTGGCTTCGGGAAACGAAGAAGTCGTTCATTTTATTAAAAATATGATTCCGGCAATGGATGACAGTTTTTTGGTAGAAACGTGCTTCCTGGAATTTGCGACACCGAATATATCAAAAGGCATTGATAATTGTGTAAAACGAGGGGCTACGGAAGTTATCGTCATACCGATCATTTTGTTGCATGCAGGACATTCGAAATTACATATCCCAGCTGAAATAGAGGATGGGAAAACCAAATATCCAGAAGTGAAATTCACATATGGTCAAACGATCGGGGTCCACCATGATGTATTGACGATCCTGACAGACCGACTTGAGGAAGCCGGCTTCGATACATCCTCGGAACAGGCTGAGACAGCAATATTGCTAATTGGCCGAGGAGGCAGTGATGCTGATGCAAATAGTGATATATATAAAATTTCCCGATTGTTATGGGAAAAATTAAACGTTAAATGGGTCGAAACAGCGTTCATGGGTGTAACGGACCCGCATGTTGATGAAGGCATTGAACGATGCATCCGGTTGGGGGCAAAAAAAATAGTGATGCTGCCATATTTCCTCTTCACGGGGGTGTTAATGGAAAGAATGGAGGATATGCTGAAAGGCTATCAAGAGCAATATCTTGATCGGGAATTTATTTTGGCGAAGTATTTTGGGTATCATCCAACCTTACAGAACATTCTGCAAGAACGAGTAATTGAAGCTAGTGAAGGCAGATCAAGTGGGGCACGTGATTTGGAAAACTATCGAAAATATGTCGAGGAACATGGACATGCCCACCATCATCACCATCACGACCATGACCATCACGACCATGACCATCATGACCACGACCATCATGACCACGACCATCAGCACGATGGGCAAGAGGTGGGTACGTCAAAATGA
- a CDS encoding energy-coupling factor ABC transporter substrate-binding protein has protein sequence MKKSLLLLFLVVILATIPLITQQGTEFGGADGEAEEAITKIQPEYKPWFNSIWEPPGAETESLLFALQAAIGAGFIGYFIGVMRQRNKQTKQEMNEKSKHVTH, from the coding sequence ATGAAAAAAAGTTTATTGCTGCTTTTCCTGGTCGTCATTCTTGCCACCATACCGTTAATAACCCAACAAGGAACGGAATTTGGCGGTGCCGACGGCGAAGCTGAAGAAGCCATCACTAAAATTCAGCCGGAATACAAGCCTTGGTTCAATAGTATTTGGGAGCCGCCAGGTGCAGAAACCGAGAGCTTATTATTTGCGCTGCAAGCTGCAATCGGAGCTGGTTTCATTGGATACTTCATTGGCGTAATGAGACAAAGGAATAAACAAACCAAACAAGAAATGAACGAAAAATCGAAACATGTTACTCATTGA
- the cobK gene encoding precorrin-6A reductase, whose translation MILFLAGTSDARELAIEMQQVGFKVLATVVTESAAKSLQDAGISTRIGRLTAEDMTSLISEKGFQAVVDASHPFAEEASKNALNGAKAANVPYIRYERESQRFQNDKLIVVRDYEEASKLAAAKRGVIMLTTGSKTLAVFAKELVGLENTRVIARMLPRMDNMEKCAQLGIEQKNIVAIQGPFSKELNKALYKQYGVTLMITKESGKVGAVDEKLEAALECGIETIMISRPDVDYQNVHSSFDHVIAELNNQLNK comes from the coding sequence ATGATTTTGTTCTTGGCGGGTACAAGTGATGCGCGGGAATTAGCGATTGAGATGCAGCAGGTGGGATTCAAGGTTTTGGCAACTGTTGTAACCGAGTCGGCGGCGAAGAGTTTGCAAGATGCAGGGATATCCACCCGGATTGGCCGATTAACTGCAGAGGATATGACCTCTTTAATCTCTGAAAAAGGTTTTCAGGCTGTAGTTGATGCAAGTCACCCATTTGCGGAAGAAGCATCCAAAAACGCTCTTAACGGAGCAAAGGCAGCAAATGTTCCTTATATTCGTTATGAGCGTGAAAGCCAACGGTTTCAGAATGACAAATTGATAGTTGTCCGTGATTATGAGGAAGCTTCCAAGCTGGCTGCTGCAAAACGGGGAGTCATCATGCTCACGACCGGAAGTAAAACCCTAGCGGTGTTCGCAAAAGAATTGGTAGGACTCGAGAATACCAGAGTCATAGCAAGAATGCTGCCACGCATGGATAATATGGAAAAATGTGCGCAGCTAGGCATTGAACAAAAAAATATCGTTGCGATTCAAGGTCCATTTTCCAAAGAATTAAATAAAGCCCTATATAAACAGTATGGCGTCACATTGATGATAACGAAAGAAAGTGGCAAGGTCGGTGCGGTTGATGAGAAATTGGAAGCCGCGTTGGAATGTGGAATAGAGACGATTATGATATCAAGGCCAGATGTTGACTATCAAAATGTTCATTCCAGTTTTGATCATGTCATTGCCGAGTTGAATAATCAGTTGAATAAATAA
- a CDS encoding energy-coupling factor ABC transporter permease: MKRVNWKILYFVILLLLVPKRAMAMHIMEGFLPIEWAIFWWAVTLPFLILGYRSIRSKVRENPETKMMLGLSGAFVFILSALKIPSVTGSSSHPTGVGLGSILFGPLAMSVVGSIVLLFQAVLLAHGGLTTLGANAFSMAVCGPFIAYFVFKGATKLGWSFSLAVFLAAAFGDLGTYVVTSVQLALAFPSEVGGFMASFNKFAGIFALTQIPLAISEGLLTVVVMNFLKKYNLGELKLLRVLSKEAR, translated from the coding sequence ATGAAAAGAGTCAATTGGAAAATTCTTTATTTTGTCATTTTACTGCTTCTTGTCCCAAAACGTGCGATGGCCATGCATATCATGGAGGGCTTTTTACCAATTGAATGGGCCATATTTTGGTGGGCCGTGACCCTTCCATTTCTAATCTTGGGTTACCGGTCCATTAGGTCCAAAGTAAGGGAAAACCCAGAAACAAAAATGATGCTCGGTCTATCGGGTGCATTCGTATTCATATTATCTGCCTTGAAGATTCCTTCCGTTACGGGAAGTTCTTCACACCCTACCGGAGTTGGTTTAGGTTCCATATTATTCGGGCCATTGGCCATGAGTGTCGTAGGCTCCATCGTTCTATTATTTCAAGCTGTTCTACTGGCTCACGGAGGATTGACGACATTAGGGGCCAATGCATTTTCCATGGCTGTATGCGGACCTTTCATTGCTTACTTTGTCTTCAAGGGCGCAACTAAATTGGGGTGGTCTTTTTCGCTGGCCGTTTTCTTGGCAGCTGCTTTTGGCGATTTAGGAACCTATGTGGTAACTTCCGTTCAACTTGCACTTGCTTTTCCATCCGAGGTAGGTGGATTCATGGCCTCATTCAATAAATTTGCTGGAATATTTGCCCTGACCCAAATTCCCTTGGCAATCAGCGAGGGATTATTGACAGTGGTTGTGATGAATTTCCTAAAAAAATACAATCTAGGCGAATTGAAATTGCTGCGAGTTTTATCTAAGGAGGCCCGTTAA
- a CDS encoding (2Fe-2S) ferredoxin domain-containing protein: MTTWNLKGTNTHLLICNGSSCMKKGGEEVTQAIRDEITSKGLDLKIHTTRTRCNGRCKDACVVIAYPQGKWYRVDTPDFGREIVSNIEDGEYVPQMIYQFSDGEMTPNPDFPAHTGISKNKS; encoded by the coding sequence ATGACTACTTGGAACTTGAAGGGTACAAATACGCATTTGTTGATTTGCAATGGAAGCAGTTGCATGAAAAAGGGCGGGGAAGAAGTAACTCAAGCGATTCGTGATGAAATTACTTCAAAGGGACTGGATTTGAAAATTCATACAACCAGGACACGCTGTAACGGAAGATGTAAGGATGCCTGCGTTGTGATTGCCTATCCCCAAGGGAAATGGTATAGAGTGGATACGCCTGATTTCGGTCGGGAGATTGTCAGCAATATCGAAGATGGGGAATATGTTCCACAGATGATCTACCAATTCAGTGATGGGGAAATGACGCCTAATCCGGATTTTCCTGCTCATACGGGTATTTCAAAGAACAAATCGTAA
- a CDS encoding YozQ family protein, with protein sequence MDSKQSKNESSEIAGRTYDVSDYKREDTLSSGLATTHEQVSDTYAEGEIKAVIDDVNGKDIEIKKEESEEERK encoded by the coding sequence ATGGATAGCAAGCAATCAAAAAATGAATCTTCAGAAATCGCAGGAAGAACATATGATGTCAGCGATTATAAACGGGAAGATACTTTATCTTCTGGATTGGCTACAACCCACGAACAAGTTTCGGATACTTATGCGGAAGGCGAGATAAAAGCAGTCATTGATGATGTAAACGGAAAGGATATCGAGATTAAAAAAGAAGAATCTGAGGAAGAAAGGAAATGA
- a CDS encoding precorrin-8X methylmutase, translated as MDFKTDFKPLTVDPDKIYDYSFSMIAEEMGDHDFSEDEWKIVRRVIHASADFELGRSVIVHPNAIQAGVEAIRKGRHVIADVQMIESGTGKKRFQKHGGDVHCYISDPDVMVEAKRLNTTRAIISMQKAVKENEGGIYAIGNAPTALLELIRLIKEGIAKPDLIIGMPVGFVSAAESKEELAKITEVPFITNIGRKGGSTVTVAALNAISLLADS; from the coding sequence ATGGACTTTAAAACGGATTTCAAACCACTAACGGTAGATCCAGACAAAATATATGATTATAGTTTTTCAATGATAGCTGAAGAAATGGGCGATCATGATTTTTCTGAGGATGAATGGAAGATCGTCCGCCGGGTCATTCATGCTTCAGCTGATTTTGAATTGGGAAGAAGTGTCATCGTCCATCCAAATGCCATTCAAGCTGGTGTGGAAGCCATTCGCAAAGGTAGACATGTCATTGCGGATGTGCAAATGATCGAGAGCGGTACAGGCAAAAAAAGATTTCAAAAACACGGCGGGGACGTTCATTGCTACATTTCAGATCCAGATGTGATGGTCGAAGCAAAACGTTTGAATACGACAAGAGCGATCATTTCGATGCAAAAAGCCGTAAAGGAAAATGAAGGGGGCATTTATGCCATTGGCAATGCACCTACAGCTTTACTTGAGCTCATTCGCCTTATTAAAGAAGGGATTGCAAAGCCGGACTTAATTATTGGAATGCCTGTTGGGTTCGTTTCTGCAGCGGAATCGAAAGAGGAACTGGCTAAGATCACAGAAGTGCCATTCATTACGAATATTGGCCGAAAAGGTGGAAGTACTGTCACGGTTGCAGCATTGAACGCAATTTCCCTTTTAGCTGATAGTTAA
- the cobJ gene encoding precorrin-3B C(17)-methyltransferase, whose amino-acid sequence MSTNGKLFVVGFGPGNFEHITKRAVEALQESDYIIGYKTYVELIQGLLTDQTIISTGMTEEVSRAQEAVKQAELGKKVAVISSGDAGVYGMAGLVYEVLIEKGWKEETGVGIEVIPGISAINSCASLLGAPVMHDSCTISLSDHLTPWDLIAKRVEAAAMADFVIALYNPRSGRRTRQIVETQKILLRYRSPDTPVGLVKSAYRDRQDIVITNLKDMLNHDIGMLTTVIIGNSSTFLYDDKIITPRGYQRKYTLNSEKQTLKPHQRLQKEAEPWALDQEADSMQETLTEPAGGVGLLTKAPEKKSASFEMAMEALSRVKGQTVQQSIKPIVQQKMESVFELAVSPGVANKQFTPKQMMTLAEVVGEKGTMEYTPNHKIVLKIPTTDPEVITGKLQSANFLLSPIGDVLTLKACDFCDGEKAESIPYADEIHRVLGGMKMPKELNIGFNGCGMACYSAVMDDIGIVFRKGKFDLFLGAKPVGRTAHPGQPVAEGIEPERLVELITDIVGEYKQNAHPNERLFKYFKRSKKIQNFSYQDIAPKINIEPAPCED is encoded by the coding sequence ATGAGTACAAACGGTAAATTATTCGTCGTGGGCTTTGGACCAGGGAATTTTGAACACATTACCAAACGTGCTGTCGAAGCCCTTCAAGAAAGTGACTACATCATTGGTTATAAAACTTATGTTGAACTCATTCAGGGACTGCTTACAGATCAAACGATCATTAGTACGGGGATGACTGAAGAGGTATCACGTGCTCAGGAAGCAGTAAAACAAGCGGAGTTGGGAAAAAAAGTGGCTGTCATTTCCAGTGGGGATGCCGGAGTGTACGGGATGGCAGGGTTGGTTTATGAAGTATTGATTGAAAAAGGTTGGAAAGAAGAAACTGGAGTGGGCATTGAAGTCATTCCTGGTATTTCTGCAATCAACTCTTGTGCGTCTTTACTTGGGGCACCAGTCATGCACGATTCGTGTACGATCAGCCTCAGTGATCATTTAACTCCTTGGGACCTAATCGCTAAAAGGGTGGAAGCAGCTGCAATGGCTGATTTTGTCATTGCGCTTTATAATCCGCGCAGCGGCAGGCGGACTAGGCAAATTGTTGAAACACAGAAAATTCTCCTTCGCTACCGTTCGCCAGATACACCAGTCGGGTTGGTGAAAAGTGCTTATCGCGATCGGCAGGATATTGTCATAACCAATTTGAAAGATATGTTGAATCACGATATTGGAATGTTGACCACCGTCATTATCGGTAATTCATCCACCTTCTTATACGATGACAAAATCATCACACCAAGAGGTTATCAGAGGAAATATACATTGAATTCGGAAAAGCAAACATTGAAGCCGCATCAGCGTCTGCAAAAAGAAGCAGAACCGTGGGCATTAGATCAAGAAGCCGATTCCATGCAAGAAACCTTAACAGAGCCTGCTGGAGGAGTTGGATTACTTACAAAAGCACCAGAAAAGAAGTCCGCTTCTTTTGAAATGGCAATGGAAGCCTTGTCAAGAGTGAAGGGTCAAACCGTTCAGCAATCAATTAAGCCGATTGTCCAGCAAAAAATGGAGTCGGTATTCGAACTTGCCGTAAGTCCAGGTGTGGCGAATAAACAATTCACTCCCAAACAAATGATGACACTTGCGGAAGTTGTCGGGGAAAAGGGAACGATGGAATACACGCCAAATCATAAGATCGTTTTAAAGATCCCGACAACGGACCCGGAAGTCATTACGGGGAAATTGCAATCAGCAAACTTTCTATTATCGCCGATTGGAGATGTACTGACATTAAAAGCCTGTGATTTCTGTGATGGTGAAAAAGCGGAATCCATACCATATGCGGATGAAATACACCGGGTGCTTGGCGGAATGAAAATGCCTAAGGAACTGAACATCGGATTTAATGGGTGTGGAATGGCTTGTTATAGTGCCGTGATGGATGACATCGGGATTGTTTTCCGAAAAGGGAAGTTCGACTTATTTCTTGGAGCTAAACCGGTTGGAAGAACGGCCCATCCAGGTCAGCCGGTAGCTGAAGGCATTGAACCGGAACGGCTTGTTGAATTGATTACGGACATTGTCGGGGAGTATAAGCAAAATGCCCATCCAAATGAGCGGCTTTTTAAATACTTCAAACGTTCAAAAAAGATACAGAATTTTTCTTATCAGGACATTGCTCCCAAAATAAACATAGAGCCTGCGCCTTGTGAAGACTAA
- a CDS encoding ATP-binding cassette domain-containing protein — protein sequence MEEHFFNIEGLTHQYADGTFAIKDLSILIQQGKKIALLGNNGAGKSTLFLHLNGLLQPTSGTIRFKGKKMKYDRKALLSLRKQVGIVFQDPDSQLFSANVQQDISFGPMNLGWDRNVVQEKVQWAMDQTEVTEMKDKPTHFLSLGQKKRVAIAGVLAMEPDVWLLDEPTAGLDPYFSRQIMALLDSIHHPDKTIILSTHDVNLAYQWADEVVVMNDGKVIYQGDPVSVFHDEDILMKAHLEKPWVFEMFQALLQSRIPGEKELVPRTKEELFQKIETEKIY from the coding sequence ATGGAAGAGCATTTCTTTAATATAGAGGGCCTCACGCATCAATATGCAGATGGGACGTTCGCGATAAAAGATCTTTCAATACTGATTCAACAAGGTAAAAAGATTGCATTATTAGGCAATAATGGAGCCGGTAAATCGACTCTATTCCTCCATTTAAATGGTCTTTTACAACCAACATCAGGAACAATCAGATTTAAAGGCAAGAAAATGAAATATGACCGTAAAGCATTATTATCATTACGAAAACAAGTCGGAATCGTTTTTCAAGATCCCGACTCCCAGCTTTTTTCCGCTAATGTTCAACAGGATATATCGTTTGGACCGATGAATTTAGGATGGGATAGAAATGTAGTCCAGGAGAAAGTGCAATGGGCGATGGATCAAACGGAAGTAACGGAAATGAAAGACAAACCTACCCATTTTTTGAGCTTAGGGCAAAAAAAACGTGTCGCCATTGCCGGGGTACTAGCCATGGAACCCGATGTCTGGCTCTTAGACGAGCCTACCGCTGGATTGGATCCTTATTTCTCCAGACAGATCATGGCTCTGCTGGACAGTATCCACCACCCAGACAAAACGATAATTCTATCAACTCATGATGTTAATTTAGCCTATCAATGGGCTGATGAAGTCGTTGTCATGAACGATGGTAAGGTCATATACCAAGGGGACCCTGTATCCGTTTTTCATGATGAAGACATTTTGATGAAGGCTCATCTCGAGAAGCCGTGGGTTTTTGAAATGTTTCAAGCCCTTCTTCAATCAAGAATACCCGGAGAAAAGGAACTTGTCCCCAGAACGAAGGAAGAATTGTTTCAAAAAATCGAGACAGAAAAAATTTATTAA
- the cbiQ gene encoding cobalt ECF transporter T component CbiQ has protein sequence MLLIDKYAYFNGLKDVHPLEKMIFALSLMLFSLTVRDLAVSLITFMVMSALIIFVAKIPPSYYLKLLLLPGFFLVSGTLTILFSISSTFTSMPNIWWSWKVGNWQIFISDGSIGTVTNLITVVFSSISCLYFLTLTTPITVILSVLRKLKVPSLLIDLIELTYRFIFIFLDTALAIHLAQASRLGYGSVRQGIRSLGLLTSSLFLGVFQRSGQLTMAMNARGYQENLSYIEDTYTFSSRNWLIAIVILGSLILIYGYM, from the coding sequence ATGTTACTCATTGATAAATATGCCTATTTCAATGGGCTAAAGGATGTACATCCGTTGGAAAAGATGATTTTTGCACTCTCCCTTATGCTGTTTTCGTTAACGGTAAGGGATTTGGCCGTTTCGCTCATCACTTTTATGGTGATGAGCGCTTTAATCATTTTTGTGGCAAAAATCCCGCCTTCGTATTATCTGAAATTACTCTTATTACCAGGATTCTTTCTAGTATCAGGCACACTTACCATCCTTTTTTCTATCTCCAGTACATTTACTTCGATGCCGAATATTTGGTGGTCCTGGAAAGTCGGAAATTGGCAAATTTTCATCAGCGATGGCAGCATTGGTACAGTGACCAATTTGATCACTGTCGTATTTAGCAGTATAAGCTGTTTATATTTCTTAACCTTGACTACACCCATTACCGTCATTCTATCCGTACTGCGGAAACTTAAAGTCCCTTCCTTATTGATCGATTTAATAGAATTGACCTATCGCTTCATCTTTATTTTTTTAGATACAGCTTTGGCCATTCACTTAGCACAAGCTTCAAGACTGGGATATGGTTCGGTAAGGCAAGGCATTCGATCTCTCGGGTTACTAACCTCATCATTATTTTTGGGAGTATTCCAGCGCTCTGGGCAATTGACGATGGCCATGAACGCAAGAGGATATCAGGAGAACCTTTCTTATATCGAGGATACTTATACCTTTTCCTCACGCAATTGGCTGATCGCCATTGTAATACTAGGAAGCTTAATCCTTATTTATGGATATATGTAA